The segment TATATCATAGAATCTAGGAAAAACGAAGAGGAGAAACGCAGAAAGGATGAACCCCTCAGATGCAACCTCACCAATTTTAACATCTCCAAAAAAGGCACCAAGGAGAGTCATCTGAATCACAAAGATCCTATAagtgaagaaatggaaagacacaaaagagaacaaaaaaaaaaaaaaatgtaaaaagtaaTTCTATTCCTCctagaaatataaataaaaggaggaaaagcgACAGTtcaaagaatatttttttcagtagACAGCATGACTGCAGTGGGGAGGGAGAAGACGGAGAGGCGAAGAACCAGGGGAGGAATAGGGCGTCCAGCTTTAGGAAGCGCAGTGATAGTTATGACGAGAGGGGGAAGCACtccagggggggaggaagtacTTCTGATGGAGCTGGACGTAGTCCTCGCGACGGGGGAGGAACCTGTTTCGAAAAGGAGACGCTGAGCGATAACTCGAGAAGGCAGGACTTGAGAAGGCAGGACTTGAGAAGGCAGGACTCGAGCAGGCAGGACTCGAGCAGGCAGGACTCGAGCAGGAAGGACTCGAGCAGCCCGGCCAGCCAACgagaaaggaaggaaatgtCCTACTTTGAGTGGTTAGCTAGGGAGAAGAGAAAGAAGGGGGAAGGCATTACAAGCACAGGTGAAGCAGCAGTTGTGGGGGAAGCATCTGTTGTGGGCGAAGCATCTGTTGTGGGCGAAGCATCCGTTGTGGGCGAAGCAGCCCTTCTAGGCGAAGCACCCGTTGTGGGCGACCCCGCAGCTGTGGGAGAAGGGCCAACGGACGCAGAGGCCACTCCCTGCGAGACGAGCGAGAAGGACCCACTGAGTGACGCACTGCAAGACGAGCACTATCACCTGATGTTACAACCATTGAGCGCATTCAATCTCACGCAAAACGAAAGGAATTACGAGCAAGAAGACTTTATAGTCGACAAAAACCCCATAGGAAATGGAAGGACAGGATTAGTTTTTAAAGCcatcattaaaaaagaaaacgattATGTAGCATTGAAGGTGATGGCTAAGGATACCATCGTCTCATTAAATATCGAGAGACAAGTCCTGAAGGAAATAATAATCCAAGCAAGCTTAAatcataaaaacattttacagTTAATAGCCTATTTTGAAGATAGAACCCGTTTATTCTTGATTCTGGAGCTAGCCAATGGAGGATCTAtaagaaacaaaatgaagtcaGATGCACAACCATTGCTAGAAGAACAAGTAGCTCTATACGTATACCAAATTGCAGATGCATTATCCTACCtgcataaatttaatataattcacAGAGACTTAAAACcagataatattttattgCATCACTCGGATGATCACAAAGGAGATAAGATTTACAAGTATGGTATGATTAAAATTGCTGACTTTGGTTTTTCTTGTCAGCTGAAAAATAAGAGACAAAAGAGAAGTACCTTCTGTGGGACTGTCGATTATATGCCTCCGGAGATCATTAACCAGATCCCTTATGACTGCAACGTTGACTTGTGGTGCCTGGGCATTGTCATCTTTGAGCTGCTCGTcggcttcccccccttcacGGACGACACGCAGGTGGGTTCAGCGAAGCAGTGCAGCGGCGAAGCAGCGGTGTGGCGAAGCAGTGGAGTAGCGGTGTAGAGGAGCAGGGGCGTCGTTGTAGCCTCGTTTGGGCGCCGTTGTAGCCTCGTTTGGGCTTCCTTGCAGCTTCGTTGCGGCTTCTTTACGGCTTCTTCACAGCTTCGTTGCCGCCCTGTGCACTCGCCCCGCCAGGCACCccttgcaaattttttcgcCTATTCACCACCCGCAGGAGCGCATATTCAGCCAAATCAAGGAGCTGAACTTCCACTTCCCCAAAGCAATTTCGTTGCAGGCGCGGGACCTCATACTGAAGGTGCGTCTCGTTGGTGTGGCGCGCCCTTTAGTGTGGCGCTCCCGTTGGTGTGGCGCTCCGTTTGGTGTACCGTTCCGTTTGGTGTACCGTTCCGTTTAGTGtggtttttcttctctgCCTTCTGTTCTCTGATTTCACTTCTCTTCTCTTCTGTGGTCTCAGCTCAGCGGTGTATGCCCATACGCGCGAGTAGCAGTAGGCCCCCGAGCACCCACTCACGTATGTCCCTTTTCgcttcatcttttttatctgctttcctcccccctctttCGCGGCGCAGCTATGCAGTAGAACGGCGGACGAGCGCATCTCAGCCGAACAGGTGAAGACCCACCCCTGGGTGAAGCAGTTCCTTTAGGGGATGATTATCGTTGTTGTTGCTGTGGTCTGGAGCACCCCGCGGAGAGAAGTTCACCCAGCCGTAGTGACCACGCTAAGAAgcagaaacaaaaaaaaaaaaaaaaaaaaaagcacctACGTGGGGGTGTGCGCCACATTTGaggaacacacacacacacacacacacatacagtTGTAGATTGCCACGGGTACCTATCCCCATAAATTTCCAAAAGGACAGTTGGCTGCTCCCCAATGGCACTGTTGAATGAGTTCCCTGTTTTGTTTCGTCCCCACCAGTTAgcgcatatttattttttattttaattttttttttgtatatacacGAAATTTGCCTTACACAAGggtttttacatttttgaagataaaaaaggattttgccttttttgcttttgctttgcttttgctttgcttttgctttgcttttgctttgcttttgctttgcttttgctttttctttttgcttttgccttttgcttttccttttttgcttttcctttttctttttcttttccttttttcttttcttttttttttttttccttttttttttttttttttttttttttctgtgtattCGCTAGCTAGCCACCCATTTCTCCTTCGAACTAGCCACAACATGATTAGCCTTTCTTTGCAGCTtcgttaatttaaaaatttttttgtcactcgTTTGGTAGTAGCGGCAGAGGGTTGTcttgccttttcctttcttttcccgtctattcctttttttcctttcttttcctctcttttcccttcttttcctttctgcTCTTTTGCCTGCCCAGCCCCACtgcgcccccttttttgggccTTGCCAATGAAACCGCTTCACCTCCTCGTGCTGCTCATTCTACTCCTTGCGAACCGCGCGAGGGGGGAAATCCCAGGTGGTGGCATCGGTAGAAGCAGCGGTGGAAGCGGAGATGGAAGCAGTGGGGGGGTAGTGCTCCCGCGCGACTTCGACAAAGACATGAGCGAATTGGACTTAAGCGGCCTGGAGGAAGAGATCGAAGGTTTGGGGGGGCCCCCTACATAAAGGCATTTTTCATGAACAAGCCTGTCAGGCGAACTGTTCCTTTTGGGGAATGTCATTcgaacgggggaaaaaaaaatggcattctTGAGAGAACCACCGGGACAAAGCGATCCCTATGTATTGCACCTTTTCCACCACGTGGTTCCCACGCAGGCATCGATGAAGTAGCACACAGGGATTACTACCAGTACGTGACGCAGTTATACGTCTACGTGCGCGTGGACGAAAAATACGTAAGGATCGCTAGTGAGCAGTTGGGCGGAGGCGGCCACGTCTGTGGCTACATGGCCACACCGAATCACTGCTGCTGTGTTCACCGCTTACGACGATTACTACGATTACGCCGATTACACCGATTACACCGATTACACCGCTTGCAACGATtacgccgcttcccccccagaGGACGCTCCGGAACCACCTGCAGCTGATCCGCCTCGGGGAGAAATACATGACTCTGTTGCACAACGCAATGATTAGTgtccaaatgaagaaaacagGAGTTGGGATCTTCACGTGTTTTTATCAGGACAAAGGTGGCTTCATCGGCGACACACACCACAAGCATACGTTGGTGTAATCAGTCATccacatgtacatacgtagGGACATGTGGATGTCCCATACATACACACCTCCCGGAACTGTTGCCTTGCTCCCCCTCCGCAGCCATCACGGAAAACCTAGTTACTTATTTCCTAATGCAGAAGGAGGTGGACTTTTTGGAAGTAGGTTTCGATAGGCGCTACCCAGGTGAGCACTCGCTCGTCTTCCCTGTCCAAGTGGGAGCCCAAGCGTAGCTGCGCCTGTAGGCATGACCACAACTCACGTTCGCTCCTACTCTGCTACTTCCCTTCTCTGCTACTCCCCTTCTCTCCTACTCCCCGTCTCTCCTACTTCCCATCTCTCCTTCTCCCCTTCTCCCCTCCCCTTGCTTGCCGAAGAGGGAAGGTCCGCGCCCATTGTTGACGTTGACGGGAGGATCGAGCCGATGGGGCAACCCGACGAGGAGTTATAGGGTGCTAAAAGAAGCACTAACGAACCGGTGGTAGCGAACCGGAGGTAGCGAAACGAAGGCGAGGTTGAAGCGTTCCCCCCTCAGGAACAGCCAGAAGAATCATGTGGCAAGTAAAACCAGCATTGCTGCACAGGGGAATAATGACATTAAACCAAATGGACACCAGCCGGgtacccccccctcctttttgacctttttgatcttttttttttttttattttattttattttttttccataatgCTAATGTGTGTTCTTTTAAGAGGAGAATCCTCCCCAAGAGagtcctccaaaaaaaaaagagagaaaaaaaattactgtGCATGTTACTAAACAAACAGGTGAGGACCCCTCCTTCGTTCGTTTGTCCACATGGTCATGCTTCTTCCATTCTGCACATCGGTTGGTGTCAGCTGGGGTTAATCTTCATGCGGTCAACGTTCGACGTGTTTATCTAAGTAGGGAGAGGAGCACATGCAGTATTTTACGCAGAGGGGGAGGCAATtccgtttcttcttctccaccGGGGTGGAGTTAGGTGGGCCACACACAGGGGACAACGCACAGCACACAACACGGACGGCACAACACGGAAGGTACAACACAGAAGGTACAACACGGAAGGTACAACACAGAACGCACCGCACACCACCACCCCAACACGTGGGCACAGGGCCGCTCTCACTCTGCACACGTACCATGAAGGCCGGGATTTGTAAATAGCCGCACGAGCAGCAGATTCCGGTCCACGACCACTTTCCTAACTTCGCGCTGCACTGGGAAGGGGGAGCACGCGCGGAGTGAACACATGGAGTGAACACACGGGGTGACTCCACACAGCGAGGCTGCCTGTAGGACATTGACTGAACCAGACAGCTGCCTCAGTAGGCGAACCACAAAGTGCAACTAGTGGAACAGACCCACAACGCGGAGAAGCAGCCCCACGaattaattacatttttatttggacAAATCAATACGCCCTTCATGTTGTGATTGGTGAGGAGCCACTCCTTCTTCTCGATAAAGATGCTGGTGCAGGAATGACCGTACTGTGGAAAGGGCCGAAAGGGCCGAAAGGGGccaacaaaagggggggagagggggatggaaaaaaggtaGAGGTGAGGAGAAGGCAAAGTATGGGAAAAGCACGACTAGCATCGGTGGTGTCCCCCCAATGGAGCACCGCCGCACAACTTAGCGATCATTCTGCGTGAGCATctgaggagagaaaaaaacggggaGAACACGTcacccctcctccttcttccgcCACTCCTCATTCTGCTTTTCCGAGTGGctacctttttctttatcttgtACTTGTCCAACTGGTGCTGAATGATGTCATTATCGTTGAAGAGAGTAAACCTGCAGAGCCTGCGAAGGGGGAATCGATCATTTAGCAGTGATGCAGTGGCGACGTATCGGCGAAGGTTCGCACGAAACGAAGAGCCGATTCGACACGAAGAAGCGGCAAACGTGCCATCCGCTCATACAGCCTCTCAACTAGCCGCTCATAGAGCCTCTCAACCAGCCCCTCATCCAGCCGCTCATGCAGCCCCTCACCCAGCCTTACTTGCACCTAAACTTGTACGTCGCGTCTGGCTCATTTTTAAGGTTCAAGCATTTTAGCCGCTCCAAAGCACCCCGGTCGCGCTTCATCTCTTCGTAGACGAGGTGGTATTCGCTTCGtccctttggggggaaaggTAAACATGTGCGGGTTATGTTGTGTGGGCACTGTCGTGTGGGCGACAACGTGTGGGATACGTCACGTAAGTTATGACGGGGCCAATCAACTGTCGCTCTTTACAAGGTCGGAGCAATGCCACCCTTATCACTATCACCGAGGAGGTTGTTGCAAAGGAGCATGGgtggggaaaagaaaaaaaaaaaaaaaaaaaaaatcaaaacaaGGGGAAGCTAAACACGGGGAAGCTAAACACGGGGAAGCTAAACACGGGGAAGCTAAACACGGGGAAGCTAAACTATGGTACAAACATGGGCATCCATCCCTCCCCCCTAACACGGCACGTGCAAGTAAGCATGGACGCACGAATGAGCTCGCATGGACGCACGAATGAGCTCACATGGACACACAAATGAGCGCACAAATGAGTATACAAATGAGCGCACAAATGAGTGTACAAATGAGTGTACAAATATGCGCACACATGAACACACGCAGACATGTGGGGGGCACTTCTGCCCACTCAGACCCGCGACGCTGTCGAAGCACAGTGGACGGGTCGACGCGCGGGGAGGCAGCCTCCCTCCCTCTTtattcagttttttttaaagttacaTCTAAGGTGTAGTTCATCCTCTCGTAGAGAAGCAGCTGACGGTAGAAGCTTTCGTTGGGATGGGCAAAAGGGTAACGATCCTTGAGAGTGGCGAAATTTTCGGCAATACTCTTCCCATTCTTCTTCGAGATGTAGGACAGGATGATAGACGAGCAGCGAGAAATCCCAGCCATGCAATGAactaatacatttttttcactcctaATCACTTCGTCGATGAAGGCATGGGCCTTCTCCACATGCTTTAGGATGTTCTCGTCGAAGGTGTCTAAGATATCCAAATACAtatgcttcattttgtataCATTGCTGGACGgcacgtttttattttgttcatcccTCAGGATTTTATTCAGCTCGCACACCGTTTGTGTGGTTCGGTGTGTTGACTGTGTTGACTGCGTTGGTTGTGTTGGCTGTGTTGGCTGCGTTGGTTGTGTTGGCTGTGTTGGCTGCGTTGTCCGTGTTGTCCGTGTTGGGTGCTCCTTCAGGGGGGTCATCGGCCCCGGGTGGTCACCGGGAGAAGTAGCAGAGAGGTCAAGGGGCGTCTTCCCATCATGTTCGCTaggcatttttaaattttcggCGCTTCTCGAGACCCCCGCTGGCTGGTTCCCCTGCTTTGGAGTAGCACTAAGAGTAGGACTAGCAGTAGGACCACGACTGCGACTCTTCCTGTCAAATCCAGTTGGCTCATCTGCCAAACTGCTGCTTCTCTGCCTCGCTCGGGTCTCCTCCCCTTCGTTGCTGTGCGATGCGTCCGCGGGGTCTAACACTCCACCCAGGCGCTTCTTTGTCTCCTCTGCTGCGGGTGTTGCTGCGGGTGTTGCTGCGGATGTTGCTGCGGATGATGCTGCCGATGTTGCTTCGGATGATGCTGACTCCTCATTCTGCACGACGGAGACGCAATTCACCTCCACGTCGTCCTTCAGATGCACCATTGCTTTTACGTAATCATCGATGGTCTccttgacaatttttttcttaacaatTTCGAGCgggtaaataatataatcgTAGTGTGCATAcggttttgcaaaaaggtcTTCTTCGCTATGTTCTGTTGCACCCTGGGTAGACGTATCCCCCCCCTCGGTCGGTTCCTCCCCCACATTGCTACTACATGGGGTCAAACTTGCGCCCAACTGATGAccgttttttctccctcctgcGATGCTCTGACATAGTGGCAAGGGGAAGTCCCTTCCTCCTGGGTCTCTCAAGAGTTCCCCcttgcattttaaaaatttgtctttgtaaaaaatttttctattttcctTGGGGTCGTGGTGACACCACTCGATGCTCATGCAACGGAAGCACGTGAGGACTCCCCCGATGTTTAAATTAATCAGGTGGTAAATATCGTTCGCATTGTACACGTTGCTGATGTATATGTGGTCGAATACCTTCACGATCATTTTGGTGGCTAGGTCTCTATGCACGGGAGGGTGAGCAGGGCGGCGGCAGCGCGCAGGCGAGGCGAGGCCAGTCAGGCGAGGCCGTTCAGGTGTGCCTACTGAACACACGTGGAAGCAAGTTCTGTCCCGTTCCTCCAGGGGGGGGCATCAAAATATAAGGCTCACCTTCCACTCGGTGAACAAATCGTTGTTCTACTTTACCCCCTCGTAGGATATGGCCGCTCTTGTGGATTACTCGATACACGAATGAGCCAATCTGTTGGTTTTTTCTTCCGAGTTGCCTATACATAGGAGGGAGGGGAGAGGGGAAAGAAATGACGGTGTTGTGGGATGTGTTGCCTTCCGATTTGGTCGCTCCATCACAAAGGGAGGAAGTAAGACGAGCTAAGTGATCACTGTCCCCCGGTTCATATTTGTAGAACGCGATGTGCCCCTTTGTGACACATCCCTAACGCGGAGATCCCTTGACCCTCCTCTCCCATTACACGCGTGGGCAacatggataaaaaaaaaaaaaaaaaaagttaccttAACTTGTCTCTCCCCTCTGGTGCGATTTTTCACTCACCAGTATGACACTCTGTAGCGAATTAAGCACCACAGTTATGGGGGGCGGGGAAGTGTCACTCGcacctgcttctccttcaatCTGTGGCACGTCGCGCTAACGGAAAAGCTTCTCTTCACGGCGGAATGATGTGAACTGTATCGGCTTGGCTAACCTctgcaaaattattttttgcgcaatCTTCCTACATCCCCACAGAAGGTACATTTCCCGTCCGTGGCGGATACCATCAtgtgtttaaaattttgatgaaagTGTTGATGAATGCTTTTGTGCAGCTTTTTTGAAGTTATTTTTGCAGCCTTTTTTGCAGCCTTTTTTGCAGctttttttgcagctttCTTTGCAGCCTTTTTGCagctttttttgaaaatttttttcttttttttgacgttttttttctcttttttgcctgaacagttcatacatttttatagtgcctttatttatttttttttttttttccaagtgcCAACATTTTAACGCCAATTTGGagttaattgttttttttttgtgttaccTTCCACATATTGGAAgaatacataaataacaCGCCACATGAACGTTCTTGCAACCCCTTTCTTGGCGCTtccatccattttgtgtttacCTCTGAGATGAGAAGCAGTACAAGCACGAATTAGCTTGCCGCTCTTTTCGTTTTCGAGGCTCTGCATGATGATATGTTAGTTGCGCGAGAGGAGGTATCCCAAACGAGCCCCTTAGCAATAGGCTGCATTCTTTTAACGGCCCATTTGTGTGAGCATCTTCCAACACGCGAAGTGGCGCATGGGAGCAACGCATATGTTCCTCTTTCCCCGGCTGCGTCGCGAACAACTCCGTGGAACCTCCAGtggggggagcggcaaaaCAGTGGCGCGGCGAACAAGCAACGTGGTGTAGCAGCGCGGCCAACAAGCGACTTGGTGTAGCAGCGCGGCGAACTAGCGACTTGGTGTAGCAGCGCGGCGAACAAGCAACTTGGTGTAGCAGCGCGGTGAACTAGCGACTTGGTGTAGCAGCGCGGCGAACAAGCAACTTGGTGTAGCAGCGCGGCGCAGTGGTAATCGCTACTCCCCGCTTCAACGTGGCAATCGGTACGACCCGCATCACCGTGGTAATCGCTACTCCCCGCTTCAACGTGGCAATCGGTACGACCCGCATCACCGTGGCAATCGCTACCCCCCGCTTCACCGTGGCAATCGCTACTCCCCGCATCACCGAGAGGGACGCACCCAATGGAGGCGAAGCGCAGTGAGTGCGATGCGGGGAAACGGGAAGGAGGAAAGAAGCACAAGTACGGCAAGGAGGAAATGAACGGAGGGGTCCACGCAGAGGGTCACCTATCGGGGGACGTCCAATACGACCTGGAGATAGAGACCCGCCTGGAGGATGAAGACTCTGCGAACCACATCGGAAGTGGAGCAAGCGGAGCAGGAGGCACAGCCCGCCGCAAACACAACCACATAAACGTAGGCAACCTGAAGGACGAAGTAGTCCAAAACGATTTCAATAATGATGACCTGGATGATAAAGCCCTAGGGTTAGTAAATGACAAATCCATTAGAAGAAGGGAGAATGAGTTTCAGAGGAGAAAGTATGACTATATGATATCTCCGGGGAGGGCTGATCCTTTTGGAGATAAGAGTCCATCCCCAGGGGAGAGAACCTATGCAGATGTGATGATGGATGTAAACAAGGAgagtaacaaaatgaagcttTCCAGCGGTGGTGGGAAGGCTGGTGCTTCGGGGGGTACGTCTAGCCAAGCAGGAGGGAATAGAAGGATGAGGTGGGGTGTTACAGAAAGTAGTGATGCTGTAGGGAGAGAACCTGGGGAGTCAGTCACGTCAAGTAAATCAAatgaaggaataaaaaaggaacaaggaAAAAGTAAGTGGGATATTCTATCCGGAGAGGAGAGTAAATCCACCAGCTTTGGAAATATGGCTACTCCCGCTCCGTCCAAGTGGGTGGATACGCCCTTCATACTGAACGACGGGGGGGAagtaaagaagaaaaagatttcCCGATGGGACAAAGTCGGGGAAGGGACTGCTGCGGGAGCGGCGGATAGCCTCGCGCAGAGTGACATGATGAAAACGCCCAAAGTGGTACCACTTGGTGGATTGGCAGCCGGTGGAGTGCTATCCGGTGGAGTGGCAGCCGGTGGGGCCACCCCCGGAGGTATGCTCAAAACGCCCTACCTCGTGCCGGGGAGCGGGAACTTCGTGAATACGCCGTACGTGCTGAACCAATTGGGTAACGCCTCAGCAATGTTCACCCCGATGACCCCGGGAGTGGCCTCCCAGGCCATCGACtcgataataaaaatgaaaataaagaacgAAATGGAGATCCGAAACAGGCCACTAACAGATGAGGACCTGGACGAACTGCTGCCCTCTGAAGGGTATGAAATTGTAAAGCCCCCTGAGGAGTACGAAGCGATaagaaggaacaaattaaagGCTTTTTTTAAGACTGTAGCGAGCACTGCAGGGACTCCCCTTCTGATGGGGAGTAGTGGAGTCATTGGAGGGGTTCCCGCTTCTTTGCAAGGGGAGAAAACAGGGGAGCACTCCACAGGAGTGATGCAGACCCCGTATTTAAATAACAACATGATGAGTAGCACACTGGTTGGTGGAACGTTGCCTAGTGGTACCCCCTTTTACGAAATTCCAACCGCTACGACTAGTCAGATGAAGGACAcagagggaggaggaggagacaCACAGACGACACTCCTACAAAGTAGACAGTTCGAAATTAACAACCCACAATTGTTAAGTGAgttaaaatatgtacagctaaaaaatgaagacttCATCTATTTCAGTAAGCTGTTTCAAACAGTGGATGAAAGTGATCTATCACAGGAAGAGctgaaggagaggaagctAATGATACTTTTActtaagataaaaaatggaacgccATCTGTTAGACGTGCAGCTTTGAGAGCTATCACAGATAAGGTAAAGGAATTGGGTCccgaaattttatttaacttAATATTACCTCTAATGATGCATAACACATTGGAGGATCAGGAGAGACATCTCCTCGTGAAAGTAATCGATCGAATTCTGTTCAAGTTGGATGACTTGGTCAGACCTTATGtacacaaaattttggtGGTCATTGAACCGTTACTAATTGATGAGGATTACTACGCTAGAGTGGAAGGGAGAGAAATTATCAGTAATCTAGCCAAAGCTGCAGGACTAGCTACCATGATTGGAATTATGAGACCAGACATAGATCACCCGGATGAATACGTCAGGAACACTACTGCTAGAGCGTTTGCAGTTGTTGCGTCTGCACTTGGTATACCATCGTTAATTCTGTTTCTCAAGGCAGTGTGTCAATCGAAGAAGAATTGGGAAGCTAGACATACAGGGATTAAAATTGTACAACAGATTGCCATTCTGATGGGTTGCGCTGTTTTGCCTCACTTAAGACAACTCGTTTCGATCGTTGCTCATGGGTTGCATGACGAGCAACAGAAGGTGAAGACCATCACGGCACTTGCCATAGCTGCGTtagcagaagcagcagcaCCGTATGGGATCGAAGCGTTTGATTCTGTTTTGAGACCTCTATGGAAAGGAATCACAGAACACAGAGGGAAAGTGTTAGCTGCATTTTTAAAGGCCATCGGGTTGATCATCCCACTGATGGACCCATACCACGCAAGTTACTACACGAGAGAAGTGATGGTGATTCTCATTAATGAGTTTAACTCTCCtgatgaagaaatgaaaaaagttgTTCTAAAATGTGTGAAGCAGTGTATACAAACAGAGGGCATCGAAAAGGATTACATCAATCAAGAAGTcgtgaacccattttttgacAAATTTTGGGTTCTAAGAACTAGCCATGATAAGAGAAATCTACATCTAATAGTAGAAACGACAGTAGAAATTTCAAACAAAATAGGAGGAGCAGCTGTCATTGGGAGGATTGTAGACGATTTGAAGGACCCATCTGAGCAGTTCAGAAAAATGGTCATGCAGACTATCCAAAGTATTGTTAATAATCAAGGGGTAGATGACATAGATCAGACATTAGAGGAGCAGCTAATCGATGGAATCCTTTACGCATTTCAAGAACAAGCCTCAGAGGACTATTACGTGTTGCTAAACTCATTCGATGCGATAGTAAATAAATTGCAAATCAGAATGAAGCCCTACTTACCCCAAATAGCAGGAATTATTCGATGGAGACTGAATACACCTCTGCCAAAAATTAGACAACAAAGTGCAGAGCTGATTGGTAGGATAGCTAGCTTGATGCATCTATGTGAGGAACACCAAATGTTGGGTCATCTAGCGTTATACCTGTATGAATACCTGGGGGAGGAATACCCAGAAGTGTTAGGTAACATCATAGGTGCGTTAAAATCCATCGTAGTTGTTTTAGGGGTGCATAATATGACTCCACCGATAAAGGATCTGCTACCGAGAATaacccccattttgaaaaatcgaCATGAGAAAGTACAAGAAAATGTGATCGATCTGATTGGAATTATTGCAGACAAAGGAGGAGACTTAGTTTCTCCAAAGGAGTGGGATCGTATATGCTTCGATCTAATTGAGTTGTTAAAAtcgaacaaaaaattaattaggAGAGCAACGATCCAAACGTTTGGTTATATAGCCAGGACTATCGGA is part of the Plasmodium cynomolgi strain B DNA, chromosome 8, whole genome shotgun sequence genome and harbors:
- a CDS encoding hypothetical protein (putative): MSELDLSGLEEEIEGIDEVAHRDYYQYVTQLYVYVRVDEKYRTLRNHLQLIRLGEKYMTLLHNAMISVQMKKTGVGIFTCFYQDKAITENLVTYFLMQKEVDFLEVGFDRRYPGEHSLVFPVQREGPRPLLTLTGGSSRWGNPTRSYRVLKEALTNRW
- a CDS encoding dual-specificity protein phosphatase (putative), which codes for MIVKVFDHIYISNVYNANDIYHLINLNIGGVLTCFRCMSIEWCHHDPKENRKIFYKDKFLKCKGELLRDPGGRDFPLPLCQSIAGGRKNGHQLGASLTPCSSNVGEEPTEGGDTSTQGATEHSEEDLFAKPYAHYDYIIYPLEIVKKKIVKETIDDYVKAMHVEKAHAFIDEVIRSEKNVLVHCMAGISRCSSIILSYISKKNGKSIAENFATLKDRYPFAHPNESFYRQLLLYERMNYTLDGRSEYHLVYEEMKRDRGALERLKCLNLKNEPDATYKFRCKLCRFTLFNDNDIIQHQLDKYKIKKKYGHSCTSIFIEKKEWLLTNHNMKGVLICPNKNVINSWGCFSALWCSAKLGKWSWTGICCSCGYLQIPAFMINTSNVDRMKINPS
- a CDS encoding serine/threonine protein kinase 6 (putative) translates to MGEMTNTVEKGPPPLLPRTNLVVGDGERIKRHNGFGGNKGSHSHNYGYSRNEPPSRGLQAKATEVGAKRNPREQPNSSNSCSNGSAKTARALLSSASSSSFRGPKVCPSERGKKIVTQLYTQSGRNPRGKDQDTRGATKRNKESHLESSAMSSAISSAISSGVSSSLNSGVSSSLNSAVSMGNRSANVTGSNSELSRRRALVPISKFRGNAYGKSGNQADAAKTGSGYIIESRKNEEEKRRKDEPLRCNLTNFNISKKGTKESHLNHKDPISEEMERHKREQKKKKININKRRKSDSSKNIFFSRQHDCSGEGEDGEAKNQGRNRASSFRKRSDSYDERGKHSRGGGSTSDGAGRSPRDGGGTCFEKETLSDNSRRQDLRRQDLRRQDSSRQDSSRQDSSRKDSSSPASQRERKEMSYFEWLAREKRKKGEGITSTGEAAVVGEASVVGEASVVGEASVVGEAALLGEAPVVGDPAAVGEGPTDAEATPCETSEKDPLSDALQDEHYHLMLQPLSAFNLTQNERNYEQEDFIVDKNPIGNGRTGLVFKAIIKKENDYVALKVMAKDTIVSLNIERQVLKEIIIQASLNHKNILQLIAYFEDRTRLFLILELANGGSIRNKMKSDAQPLLEEQVALYVYQIADALSYLHKFNIIHRDLKPDNILLHHSDDHKGDKIYKYGMIKIADFGFSCQLKNKRQKRSTFCGTVDYMPPEIINQIPYDCNVDLWCLGIVIFELLVGFPPFTDDTQERIFSQIKELNFHFPKAISLQARDLILKLCSRTADERISAEQVKTHPWVKQFL